A stretch of Roseibium porphyridii DNA encodes these proteins:
- a CDS encoding ABC transporter ATP-binding protein — MARLTIDSTWKKYGEFLALRDINLDIKDGEFVVLVGPSGCGKSTLLSIIAGLEETSYGTLTLGERDVTDLSAKDRNIAMVFQSYALYPTMTVRENITFGMENRRVPKDEQKKAVADVARLLQIEPLLGRKPSQLSGGQRQRVAMGRALVRDPQLFLFDEPLSNLDAKLRVEMRTEIKKLHKRLGQTIVYVTHDQIEAMTLSDRIVVMSGGVVQQFADPDTIYREPANKFVAGFMGSPSMNFIDVDVEGSQNDIRLVYRSNGAELVVPLGTRHEELLPYVGGKVTIGARPEHFVLDGKQEGALVPITARVEVVEPTGPDTMLVFQVADLSLVAVLPANFRPAEDEEINLLLDLEHVCFFDPETTARIPRI, encoded by the coding sequence ATGGCGCGTCTCACAATCGACAGTACCTGGAAAAAATACGGCGAGTTTCTGGCGCTCCGGGACATCAACCTCGACATCAAGGACGGCGAATTCGTGGTGCTTGTGGGTCCGTCCGGCTGCGGCAAGTCCACGCTGTTATCCATCATTGCCGGTTTGGAGGAAACCTCCTACGGCACACTGACCTTGGGTGAAAGAGACGTCACCGATCTATCGGCGAAAGACCGGAACATCGCCATGGTGTTTCAGTCCTATGCGCTTTATCCGACCATGACCGTTCGCGAAAACATCACCTTCGGAATGGAAAACAGGCGTGTACCCAAGGATGAACAGAAGAAGGCCGTCGCTGACGTTGCTCGTCTTCTCCAAATCGAGCCGCTGCTAGGCCGCAAACCATCGCAACTTTCCGGTGGTCAACGACAGCGCGTTGCCATGGGTCGGGCTCTCGTACGCGATCCTCAGCTGTTTCTCTTTGATGAACCGTTGTCAAATCTCGACGCCAAGCTTCGCGTGGAGATGCGCACAGAGATCAAGAAGCTGCACAAGAGACTCGGCCAGACCATCGTCTACGTCACGCATGATCAGATCGAGGCAATGACACTGTCTGACAGGATCGTGGTCATGAGCGGCGGTGTCGTGCAGCAGTTCGCGGATCCGGACACTATTTACAGGGAACCCGCGAACAAGTTTGTCGCCGGCTTCATGGGATCGCCCTCCATGAATTTCATCGATGTGGACGTCGAAGGCAGCCAGAACGATATTCGGCTTGTCTATCGATCAAATGGTGCGGAGCTGGTTGTTCCACTTGGCACACGTCACGAAGAACTGCTGCCCTATGTAGGTGGCAAAGTGACCATTGGCGCACGCCCAGAACATTTCGTTCTGGACGGCAAACAGGAAGGTGCTCTTGTTCCGATTACGGCCCGCGTCGAAGTGGTGGAGCCGACGGGCCCTGACACGATGTTGGTGTTTCAGGTGGCAGATCTGTCCCTGGTTGCCGTTCTGCCTGCCAATTTCCGCCCTGCCGAGGATGAAGAGATCAATTTGCTTCTCGATCTCGAACATGTCTGCTTTTTTGATCCGGAAACAACAGCTCGCATTCCAAGGATCTAA
- a CDS encoding GntR family transcriptional regulator yields the protein MARTDDRFRSAYNKLLDICSSMEVGDQLPPEIALANQMEVSRTIVRSALQKLDSEKIVRWEGRTKTLIRQPEAGHRLEPVDAHISAEELEKRFLEWILRFDVPAGTSLNVAQLSRQFGVPAHSLQEFLAGLSRFGLVERRARGGWTLSGFTAEFAIELSDFRMLLEMNAVRQLLQLPDDHDIWQKLASLKEQHEALREDLETRYHDFSMLDETFHTTVNSVVKNRFVVEAQKVISLIFHYHYMWDKRDERERNAAAIDEHLDWINAMIDKDPERSEAAALKHLRRSKETLLSSLRGHKHV from the coding sequence ATGGCAAGAACAGACGATCGCTTCAGGAGTGCATACAACAAACTGCTCGACATTTGCAGCAGTATGGAAGTGGGTGACCAACTGCCGCCCGAGATCGCGCTTGCCAACCAGATGGAAGTCAGTCGTACGATCGTCAGAAGTGCCTTGCAAAAGCTGGATAGCGAGAAAATCGTGCGTTGGGAAGGGCGAACGAAAACGCTTATTCGCCAACCCGAAGCAGGCCATCGTCTTGAACCGGTTGATGCACATATTTCTGCCGAGGAGTTGGAAAAGCGTTTTCTGGAATGGATCCTGAGGTTCGACGTTCCAGCGGGAACATCGCTCAACGTGGCACAGCTCTCGCGACAATTCGGCGTACCGGCGCATAGCCTTCAGGAGTTTCTTGCGGGCCTGAGCCGATTTGGACTCGTCGAAAGGCGCGCAAGGGGGGGCTGGACGCTTTCTGGCTTCACGGCGGAATTTGCAATTGAGTTGTCCGACTTCAGAATGCTCCTGGAAATGAATGCTGTTCGCCAACTGCTCCAGTTGCCCGATGATCATGACATCTGGCAGAAACTGGCGTCACTGAAAGAGCAGCATGAAGCATTGCGGGAAGATCTCGAGACGCGATATCACGACTTTTCAATGCTCGATGAAACCTTTCACACGACGGTCAACAGCGTTGTCAAAAACCGCTTCGTTGTTGAGGCACAGAAGGTCATCTCACTGATCTTCCACTACCACTACATGTGGGACAAGCGGGATGAACGGGAACGCAATGCAGCAGCGATTGACGAGCATCTGGACTGGATCAATGCGATGATAGACAAGGATCCGGAGCGCTCGGAAGCAGCCGCGTTGAAGCACTTGCGACGTTCGAAGGAAACGCTTTTGTCCTCGCTACGCGGCCACAAGCACGTTTAA
- a CDS encoding SDR family NAD(P)-dependent oxidoreductase, with protein sequence MSTFATYPSLAGMNAFVTGGATGIGAALVKAYAAQGAKVGFVDINADAGNELCQSLRDAGASVWFQAVDVCDIHALQAAITTYKGTSAPLDILVNNVANDTRHDWRDVTVDDWDRAMAVNLRPTFFAIQSVAADMISRKKGAIVNFGSIAWKAKHGGMPAYTTAKAAIHGLTRSFIREFGTSGVRVNTVLPGMVLTARQLAEHYSEDVDEILKQNQPMAGRITEEDVASLVMFLSADDSKMCTGQEFTLDGGWL encoded by the coding sequence ATGTCGACCTTTGCCACCTACCCGAGCCTCGCCGGTATGAACGCCTTTGTCACAGGGGGGGCCACGGGGATCGGTGCTGCGCTGGTCAAGGCCTACGCAGCTCAGGGTGCGAAAGTTGGGTTCGTCGACATCAATGCAGATGCGGGCAATGAGCTCTGCCAGAGCCTGCGCGATGCCGGTGCCTCCGTCTGGTTTCAAGCTGTTGATGTCTGTGACATCCACGCATTGCAGGCTGCAATCACCACCTACAAGGGCACCTCGGCACCGTTGGACATCCTGGTGAACAACGTAGCCAACGATACAAGACACGACTGGCGGGACGTCACCGTCGATGACTGGGACCGGGCAATGGCGGTCAATCTCCGCCCGACATTTTTCGCAATCCAATCGGTTGCGGCAGACATGATCAGCAGGAAAAAGGGAGCAATTGTCAATTTCGGATCGATAGCCTGGAAGGCCAAGCACGGCGGAATGCCGGCCTATACCACGGCCAAGGCTGCCATCCATGGATTGACCAGGTCCTTTATCCGTGAATTCGGAACCAGCGGCGTCCGCGTCAATACCGTTTTGCCGGGCATGGTGCTGACGGCCCGCCAACTGGCTGAACATTACAGCGAAGACGTCGATGAAATCCTCAAACAGAACCAACCAATGGCCGGCAGGATCACCGAAGAAGATGTTGCTTCACTCGTGATGTTCCTCTCAGCAGACGACAGCAAAATGTGCACTGGTCAGGAATTTACGCTTGACGGCGGTTGGCTCTGA
- a CDS encoding amidohydrolase family protein: protein MVVDAHQHFWKIARGDYFWMDDSVATIRRDILPEDLMPHAKACGIEATIAVQAAPTVAETDFLLELAEENSLIRGVVGWVDLESGLAAKDLKRLSANPLFKGVRPMLQDIAATDWVLQASVLSNLSIAADLGLSFDALVQPRHLQAIDGLARAVPDLKIVIDHCAKPVISGGADAGDAWRCDMAHLASHEQIHCKVSGLANEYGTGWAAKTLQPVVDHVVTEFGADRIMWGSDWPVLELEGSYTDWFGCAQSMMQQLSDQERNAVFGETASRFYRINDPGSH from the coding sequence ATGGTTGTCGATGCTCATCAGCATTTCTGGAAAATTGCGCGCGGTGACTATTTCTGGATGGACGACAGCGTTGCCACGATCCGGCGCGACATACTGCCTGAAGATCTGATGCCGCATGCCAAGGCTTGCGGCATTGAGGCAACCATTGCTGTTCAGGCCGCGCCCACTGTCGCTGAAACGGATTTTCTGCTGGAACTCGCCGAAGAGAATTCATTGATCAGGGGCGTGGTCGGTTGGGTCGACCTTGAAAGCGGCCTGGCCGCAAAGGACCTGAAAAGACTGTCGGCCAATCCGCTTTTCAAAGGCGTGAGGCCAATGCTGCAGGATATTGCGGCTACGGACTGGGTTCTGCAGGCAAGTGTTCTGTCGAACCTTTCAATTGCTGCGGACCTTGGACTGTCGTTTGATGCGCTGGTCCAGCCCAGGCACTTGCAGGCGATCGACGGTCTTGCCCGGGCCGTTCCGGATCTGAAGATAGTGATCGACCATTGTGCCAAGCCCGTCATCTCAGGCGGTGCAGATGCGGGAGACGCGTGGCGCTGCGACATGGCGCATCTGGCCAGTCACGAACAGATCCATTGCAAGGTTTCAGGCCTTGCCAACGAGTATGGCACAGGCTGGGCAGCAAAAACCCTGCAGCCGGTTGTCGATCATGTCGTTACTGAGTTCGGAGCAGACAGGATCATGTGGGGCAGCGATTGGCCTGTTCTGGAATTGGAAGGAAGCTACACTGACTGGTTCGGCTGCGCGCAATCCATGATGCAGCAGCTTTCAGATCAGGAACGTAATGCGGTATTCGGCGAAACGGCGTCACGGTTTTACAGGATCAATGATCCCGGAAGTCATTAA
- a CDS encoding carbohydrate ABC transporter permease — translation MPDIDTLPDFNRKKPFNPRRFATRVAVYSILIVVGLFTIMPLAVILLNSLRFNADILRESFIGWPTRITLENWDVAWSSACINASCTGVKPYFIASMLMVVPATLISTAIGLVNGFALTKWKMPFASVVFVAITIGVFLPPQVVLLPWAIALSWLGLSKSLAGLALVHIIQGTCFTTLFCRNYLVNLPDDLIKAARIDGAGFFRTFWKIVVPLSPPIIIVTIIWQFTFIWNEFLFAVTFSSSDFRPITAALMSLNADDTGVSEYGFGSAAVLIAAIPPLLIYFFGGRYFVRGLTQGAVK, via the coding sequence ATGCCTGACATAGACACCCTTCCCGATTTCAATCGGAAGAAGCCGTTCAATCCACGCAGGTTTGCAACGCGGGTCGCGGTCTATTCGATCCTGATCGTGGTTGGCCTGTTCACCATCATGCCGCTCGCGGTGATCCTTCTGAATTCGCTGCGCTTCAATGCCGATATCCTGCGGGAAAGTTTCATCGGCTGGCCCACCAGGATCACCCTTGAAAACTGGGACGTTGCGTGGAGCTCGGCCTGTATCAACGCAAGCTGTACAGGCGTGAAGCCCTATTTCATCGCGTCGATGCTCATGGTCGTCCCCGCAACGCTCATCTCCACGGCAATCGGTCTGGTGAACGGCTTCGCGCTCACAAAATGGAAAATGCCTTTTGCCAGCGTTGTCTTCGTCGCCATCACCATCGGGGTTTTTCTGCCGCCCCAGGTGGTTCTGCTGCCCTGGGCGATTGCCCTCTCCTGGCTCGGATTATCGAAATCGCTGGCCGGTCTGGCGCTGGTTCACATCATTCAGGGAACGTGCTTCACGACCCTCTTTTGCCGGAATTATCTGGTCAATCTTCCAGACGATCTGATCAAGGCCGCCCGCATCGACGGAGCCGGTTTCTTCAGAACCTTCTGGAAAATTGTGGTGCCCCTGTCACCGCCGATCATCATCGTAACGATCATCTGGCAATTCACCTTCATCTGGAACGAGTTCCTCTTCGCGGTCACGTTCAGCTCTTCGGATTTCAGGCCGATCACGGCCGCGCTGATGTCATTGAATGCGGACGACACCGGTGTCAGCGAATATGGCTTCGGGTCCGCTGCGGTCCTGATCGCGGCAATACCGCCTCTCCTCATCTACTTCTTCGGCGGGCGATATTTCGTTCGCGGCCTTACGCAGGGAGCAGTCAAATAA
- a CDS encoding SDR family NAD(P)-dependent oxidoreductase has translation MNTYNLDGRVAIVTGAARGMGFAVAERFLKSGASVTLWDLNETALSDARQKLSQFGDVHSDSVNVADFTAVKTAAERVKQRCGQIDILINSAGIAGVNTSLADYPLDIWNQVMQVNLNGIFHTCKAVVPHMQNNGYGRIVNIASMAGKDGNPNASAYSVSKGAVITLTKSLGKELAREGITVNVVAPAVIETEMLADVTEEQINYMLAKIPMGRMGTVKEISSLVSWLASEECSYSTGAVYDLSGGRATY, from the coding sequence ATGAACACATACAATCTTGATGGCCGCGTTGCGATTGTGACCGGCGCCGCCAGAGGCATGGGATTTGCCGTCGCCGAACGATTTCTGAAGTCAGGTGCCAGCGTGACACTCTGGGACCTCAATGAAACCGCCCTGTCAGACGCACGACAGAAACTGAGCCAATTCGGGGACGTTCATTCCGACAGTGTGAACGTTGCTGACTTCACCGCGGTCAAGACAGCGGCAGAGCGTGTAAAACAACGCTGTGGCCAGATCGATATTCTGATTAACTCGGCCGGTATTGCCGGGGTAAACACGTCCCTTGCCGATTATCCGCTGGATATCTGGAACCAGGTGATGCAGGTAAACCTCAACGGCATCTTCCACACCTGCAAAGCCGTTGTTCCACACATGCAGAACAACGGCTATGGCCGTATTGTGAACATTGCATCCATGGCCGGTAAAGACGGCAATCCGAATGCGTCTGCCTATTCAGTCTCCAAGGGTGCGGTAATCACTCTCACCAAAAGTCTCGGCAAGGAGCTGGCTCGCGAGGGCATCACGGTCAATGTGGTTGCGCCAGCCGTCATCGAGACGGAGATGCTCGCCGACGTGACCGAAGAACAGATCAATTACATGCTTGCCAAAATACCGATGGGTCGCATGGGAACGGTGAAGGAAATCTCCAGCCTCGTGAGTTGGTTGGCTTCGGAGGAGTGTTCCTATTCGACCGGCGCGGTCTATGACCTTTCCGGCGGCCGCGCGACCTACTGA
- a CDS encoding aldo/keto reductase, whose amino-acid sequence MKLNKIGNTDVEVTDLSFGTSGIGNIGRIVSDQEAEDVLQHAWKAGIRYYDTAPHYGRGLAELRLGRFLQQFGPQDYVISSKVGRVLSPGTPLKEADGFVEPLPNSVRYDYSGDGIEASLEHSFELLQVRHLDIAYIHDIGTYTHGQNNEKHMSDLLGTGLDRLQQLKDKGKIRAFGLGVNETQICLDLLSHTDLDAILLAGRLTLLDRGAEEKLIDVCRQKSVSLVLGGIFNSGILATGPKEGAWFDYEPASEEILQAVRDLKAKTDAIGIPLATAALHYARTHPSAASVLLGTARVSSLERNLAALSETLPQECLDLF is encoded by the coding sequence ATGAAGCTTAACAAGATAGGCAATACCGATGTCGAAGTGACCGATCTTTCCTTTGGGACATCGGGCATCGGAAACATCGGGAGGATCGTTTCCGATCAGGAGGCGGAAGACGTATTGCAGCATGCCTGGAAAGCCGGCATCCGATACTATGATACGGCCCCACATTATGGCCGCGGGTTGGCAGAACTTCGTCTTGGCCGCTTTCTGCAGCAATTCGGCCCACAGGACTATGTGATTTCATCCAAGGTCGGCCGCGTGTTGTCGCCTGGAACCCCGCTCAAGGAAGCAGACGGCTTTGTCGAGCCGTTGCCGAACAGTGTTCGCTATGACTATTCCGGCGACGGCATCGAAGCCTCGCTGGAACATAGCTTTGAGCTTTTGCAGGTCAGACATCTCGACATCGCCTATATCCATGACATCGGAACCTACACCCACGGTCAGAACAATGAAAAACACATGTCGGATTTGTTGGGCACGGGCCTTGATCGCCTGCAACAGCTCAAGGACAAGGGCAAGATCCGGGCGTTCGGACTTGGCGTGAACGAAACGCAGATTTGTCTGGATCTCCTGAGCCACACCGATCTTGACGCCATCCTTCTGGCTGGCCGTTTGACGTTGCTCGACAGGGGCGCTGAGGAAAAGCTGATCGACGTCTGCCGGCAGAAATCCGTTAGTCTGGTTCTTGGTGGAATTTTCAATTCCGGCATTCTGGCGACCGGACCGAAAGAAGGCGCTTGGTTCGACTATGAACCCGCTTCCGAAGAAATCCTTCAGGCTGTGCGAGATCTGAAGGCCAAAACGGATGCTATCGGTATCCCCCTGGCGACCGCGGCGCTTCACTACGCCCGCACTCATCCCTCGGCTGCGTCGGTTTTGCTTGGAACGGCACGGGTCTCATCGCTGGAAAGAAACCTGGCAGCATTGTCGGAGACACTTCCGCAGGAATGCCTCGACCTCTTCTAA
- a CDS encoding ABC transporter substrate-binding protein: MKKLITTAMMVSALALSGAASQAGEIAVIVKTTNSNFWQNVNKGATAAIEGVEEHTMSFNGPASESAVADQVNLVENAVNRGVKGIVLAPSDPEALVPAVKKAFEAQIPVVIIDSGLAENGKDYFQAFLSTDNCAAGQLVADKMISEVGKEGKVAVMSYVAGVGSEVGRVGCFVEQITENSNIEIVGPYYSQSQMATALNQTTDVLAANSDLVGIFGANEPTAIGMGRAIVQAGKAGSITALGFDGNSDLQDFVKDGTLAGTAVQGSFQMGELGVQAVLKLLNGEEVPSFIDTGVVLATKENIDSPEVQNVLY; the protein is encoded by the coding sequence ATGAAGAAGCTGATTACGACCGCAATGATGGTAAGTGCACTGGCACTGTCCGGAGCTGCATCGCAGGCTGGCGAAATCGCCGTCATCGTGAAGACAACCAATTCCAATTTCTGGCAGAACGTCAACAAGGGCGCGACAGCGGCCATCGAAGGTGTCGAAGAACACACGATGAGCTTCAACGGCCCGGCATCGGAATCTGCTGTCGCCGATCAGGTCAACCTCGTTGAAAACGCGGTCAACCGTGGCGTCAAAGGTATCGTACTCGCCCCATCAGACCCAGAGGCCCTGGTCCCTGCCGTTAAGAAAGCCTTTGAGGCTCAGATCCCTGTCGTGATCATTGACAGTGGACTTGCCGAAAATGGCAAAGACTACTTCCAGGCGTTCCTGTCGACAGACAACTGTGCAGCAGGCCAGCTCGTCGCGGACAAGATGATTTCGGAAGTCGGGAAGGAAGGCAAAGTCGCCGTGATGTCCTACGTCGCCGGTGTCGGATCTGAAGTTGGCCGTGTCGGTTGCTTCGTTGAGCAGATCACCGAGAACTCGAACATTGAGATTGTCGGGCCTTACTACTCGCAGTCACAGATGGCGACTGCCCTGAACCAGACAACCGATGTTCTTGCCGCCAATAGCGATCTTGTCGGCATCTTCGGTGCAAACGAGCCGACCGCAATCGGCATGGGCCGTGCAATCGTGCAGGCAGGCAAGGCCGGCAGCATCACGGCACTCGGCTTTGACGGCAACTCCGATCTTCAGGATTTCGTCAAGGACGGTACGCTTGCAGGGACAGCAGTCCAGGGCTCCTTCCAGATGGGTGAACTCGGCGTACAGGCCGTTCTCAAACTTCTGAACGGCGAAGAAGTTCCGAGCTTCATCGATACAGGTGTTGTCCTTGCAACCAAGGAGAATATCGACAGCCCTGAGGTTCAGAACGTCCTTTATTGA
- a CDS encoding mannitol dehydrogenase family protein has translation MSTTPIVQFGTSRFLQAHVDLFVSEALDRGEALGQISVVQSSGDAARANRLKALADPAGYDVLIKGVDGGNLVNTAQKIKSIRKTYSLPADVQDVAEIISEDAEIIISNTADAGFKRQSQDTDTEFSAGMSYPAKLTWFLHQRFRSGSKPLQVMPCELVPQNGSVLRDLVLEIAASYSPDFQDWLNSNVLWVNSLVDRIVSEPLQPAGAVAEPYALWAIEDQPGLKLPCKHPSIKVVQDLEEVETLKLFILNLGHTYLVSRWLKSKDNPKQFVRDMMDDPEDLADLEDLYRQEVVTGFKAHGREQEAEAYVATTLDRFRNPFLDHRLADIAQNHEEKTQRRVAGFLAWVQRADPAMKMPRLEKLAQTQEMAVTHEA, from the coding sequence ATGTCAACAACCCCGATTGTTCAGTTTGGTACCAGCCGCTTCCTGCAGGCACATGTTGATCTCTTCGTTTCAGAGGCATTGGACAGGGGCGAGGCGCTTGGACAAATTTCGGTCGTTCAAAGCAGCGGCGATGCGGCCCGGGCAAATCGCCTCAAGGCTTTGGCGGATCCTGCTGGCTACGACGTCTTGATCAAGGGCGTCGACGGCGGCAATCTGGTGAACACTGCACAGAAGATTAAAAGCATCCGAAAGACCTACAGCCTGCCAGCAGATGTGCAGGACGTGGCCGAGATAATTTCGGAAGATGCCGAGATCATCATCTCAAACACCGCCGACGCAGGATTCAAACGACAGTCCCAGGATACCGACACGGAATTTTCAGCCGGCATGTCCTACCCTGCGAAACTGACCTGGTTTCTTCATCAACGTTTCCGTTCAGGCAGTAAGCCACTTCAGGTCATGCCCTGCGAACTCGTGCCGCAAAACGGATCAGTTCTCCGAGACCTCGTTCTGGAAATTGCGGCGTCATATTCTCCAGACTTCCAGGACTGGCTCAACTCAAATGTCCTGTGGGTGAATTCGCTGGTCGATAGAATCGTGTCAGAGCCTCTTCAGCCTGCCGGTGCGGTTGCAGAACCTTATGCGCTTTGGGCGATTGAAGACCAGCCGGGCCTGAAACTTCCATGTAAACATCCGAGCATCAAGGTTGTTCAGGATCTGGAGGAAGTCGAGACGCTCAAGCTCTTCATCCTCAACCTTGGTCACACTTATCTTGTATCGCGCTGGCTGAAGTCGAAAGACAATCCGAAGCAGTTTGTGCGCGATATGATGGACGATCCGGAAGACTTGGCAGACCTTGAAGACCTATACCGGCAAGAAGTCGTCACTGGCTTCAAGGCACATGGTCGCGAACAGGAAGCAGAGGCTTACGTTGCTACGACGCTCGATCGGTTTCGGAACCCCTTCCTCGATCACAGGCTTGCGGATATCGCGCAAAACCATGAAGAGAAAACGCAACGCCGTGTTGCCGGTTTCCTTGCATGGGTCCAAAGGGCAGATCCCGCGATGAAGATGCCACGGCTTGAAAAACTGGCACAAACTCAGGAAATGGCGGTCACTCATGAAGCTTAA
- a CDS encoding ABC transporter permease yields MADFDRSDAPASWTFKFSAGSLHKLSALLTLAVLVFAFSFGNDAFFTVNNGLTVLLQTSVIGLLGIGLTMVIITGGIDLSVGSVLALSGVVTGLSVKAGIPVAPSMALGVLTGAACGAFNGFVITKMRITPFVATLGMMLIARGIALQLTGAAPISRLGEAFGTLGNGSLFRIVEETGGIFPKVVFPGIPYPVILLAIVAVVAAYLLKRRKTGRHIYATGSNEEAARLSGVLVDRTKICAYTLSGALAGLAGNVLMSRLVTVQPNEGVMYELDAIAAAVIGGASLMGGVGNISGTMIGAFIIGVLRNGLNMAGVSAFIQQIVIGFIVILAVYVDQIRNRR; encoded by the coding sequence ATGGCGGATTTTGACCGAAGCGATGCTCCGGCATCCTGGACGTTCAAATTCTCAGCAGGGTCACTGCACAAGCTATCCGCGCTCCTGACACTGGCAGTGCTCGTATTCGCCTTCTCGTTCGGCAATGACGCTTTCTTCACCGTCAACAACGGTTTGACGGTTCTGTTGCAAACGTCGGTCATTGGTCTGCTCGGCATCGGCCTGACCATGGTGATTATCACCGGTGGCATCGATTTGAGTGTCGGCTCAGTGCTGGCGCTCTCTGGCGTTGTCACCGGACTATCCGTCAAGGCGGGCATTCCCGTGGCCCCGTCAATGGCACTCGGCGTGCTGACTGGCGCTGCCTGCGGTGCGTTCAACGGCTTCGTCATCACCAAAATGAGGATCACACCATTTGTGGCCACCCTCGGCATGATGTTGATTGCACGCGGCATTGCCCTGCAACTGACCGGCGCGGCCCCCATTTCGCGCCTTGGCGAAGCATTTGGCACCCTGGGCAACGGCTCGTTGTTCCGGATCGTGGAGGAAACCGGTGGGATTTTTCCGAAGGTCGTTTTTCCCGGCATTCCCTACCCTGTCATTCTTCTGGCAATCGTTGCCGTGGTTGCGGCCTATTTGCTGAAACGTCGCAAAACCGGCCGTCACATCTATGCAACCGGTTCGAATGAAGAAGCCGCAAGACTGTCAGGTGTCCTGGTCGATAGGACCAAGATCTGCGCTTACACCTTGTCGGGTGCACTTGCCGGGTTGGCTGGCAACGTTCTGATGTCAAGGCTCGTCACGGTACAGCCGAACGAAGGCGTCATGTATGAACTCGATGCCATCGCGGCGGCGGTGATCGGTGGAGCCTCACTGATGGGTGGGGTCGGCAACATTTCCGGCACAATGATTGGTGCCTTTATTATCGGCGTTCTGCGCAACGGTCTGAACATGGCCGGCGTCTCCGCCTTCATCCAGCAAATCGTGATCGGCTTCATCGTCATTCTGGCGGTCTATGTCGATCAGATCCGAAACCGGCGCTGA
- a CDS encoding L-rhamnose mutarotase, whose translation MKRMGMVIGIDPQNIPEYKRLHAAVWPGVLDRLRRSNITNYSIFLKEPENLMFSYWEYTGTDFEADSAAIAADAETKDWWKVCGPMQRPLDSRKPDEWWASMEEVFHLD comes from the coding sequence GTGAAAAGAATGGGCATGGTGATCGGGATCGATCCGCAGAATATTCCGGAATACAAACGTTTGCATGCTGCGGTGTGGCCAGGTGTTCTTGATCGGCTCAGGCGTTCGAACATCACGAACTACTCGATCTTCCTGAAAGAACCTGAAAACCTGATGTTCAGTTATTGGGAGTACACTGGGACGGATTTTGAAGCCGACAGCGCTGCCATTGCCGCCGACGCGGAAACGAAGGACTGGTGGAAGGTCTGCGGACCGATGCAAAGACCGCTGGACAGCCGAAAGCCGGACGAATGGTGGGCAAGCATGGAAGAGGTTTTTCATCTGGACTGA